A single window of Haemorhous mexicanus isolate bHaeMex1 chromosome 28, bHaeMex1.pri, whole genome shotgun sequence DNA harbors:
- the HDAC5 gene encoding histone deacetylase 5 isoform X6 produces MDPQSDTGPEGPEGPGPEAGVDAGLAAAREQQLQRELVALKQQQQLQKQLLFAEFQKQHEHLTRQHQVQLQKHLKQQQEALAARRQQELEQQRQRERQELEQQRLEQLQSLRPKERGRDSAIASTEVKLKLQEFLLSKTKEPGPGPPNHSLPQHPKCWAHHTSLDQSSPPQTGSPGTPPSYKLPLLGTYDGRDDFPLRKTASEPNLKVRSRLKQKVAERRSSPLLRRRDGSVLSAFRKRHVEITVSSVCSSAPGSGPSSPNSSHGAHNGLAASVPNIHSEQLLPQPRALALDGTQLSLYTSPSLPNLSLGLQATVTVTSAHLPVSPKLSPQAEGERPGVPPGVSPLRPGAALTGKFLSTSSIPGCLLGVALDGDAPAGSPSLLQHVLLLEQARQQSTLIAVPLHGQSPLVAAERAGAPRGSKLPRHRPLSRTQSSPLPQSPQALPHGPLQQHFLDKQQLQLAKLLPKGGELARQPPTHPEETEEELTEQQSPPPGKRGPPGPPLGPPLALVSPEAGDPPEQPQDPEGCQEPGDSGDEAEAPGDPDVTELGVTYKQVYPEAPLQLFPAPPLGVLALPHPALARTQSSPASVKPPQPEGPPKHLFTTGVVYDTFMLKHQCTCGNTTIHPEHAGRIQSIWSRLQETGLLGKCERIRGRKATLEEIQTVHSEHHALLYGTSPLNRQKLDSKKLLGPITPKTYAVLPCGGIGVDSDTVWNELHSSSAVRTAVGCLLELAFKVAAGEVKNGFAVIRPPGHHAEESTAMGFCFFNSVAISAKLLQQRLSVGRILIVDWDIHHGNGTQQAFYSDPHVLYISLHRYDDGNFFPGSGAPEEVGSGLGVGYNINIAWTGGVDPPIGDVEYLTAFRTVVMPIANEFSPDLVLVSAGFDAVEGHLSPLGGYSVTAKCFGHLTKQLMMLAGGRVVLALEGGHDLTAICDASEACVTALLGLELEPLDPALLQQKPNVNAVATLEKVIEIQSRHWGSVRRFATAVGRSLLEAQRGDTEEAETVTAMALLSVGAERGGAEPQARPAEEPMEAEPTL; encoded by the exons ATGGACCCCCAGAGCGACACAG GGCCGGAGGGGCCGGAGGGGCCGGGCCCGGAGGCGGGGGTGGACGCGGGGCTGGCGGCGGCgcgggagcagcagctgcagcgggagctGGTGgccctgaagcagcagcagcagctccagaagcagctgctcttcGCCGAGTTCCAGAAGCAGCACGAGCACCTCACCCGCCAGCACcaggtgcagctgcagaagcacCTCAAG cagcagcaggaggccctggcagcccggcggcagcaggagctggagcagcagcggcagcgggagcggcaggagctggagcagcagcgcctggagcagctccagagcctgcGCCCCAAGGAGCGGGGCCGTGACA gTGCCATCGCCAGCACGGAGGTGAAGCTGAagctccaggaattcctgctcaGCAAGACAAAGGAGCCGGGCCCCGGCCCCCCCAACCATTccctcccccagcaccccaaatgtTG GGCTCACCACACCTCGTTGGACCAGAGTTCCCCCCCCCAGACCGGCAGCCCGGGGACCCCCCCATCCTACAAGCTCCCCCTCCTCGGCACCTACGACGGCCGGGACGATTTCCCGCTCCGCAAAACCG CGTCGGAGCCCAACCTGAAGGTGCGCTCGCGGCTGAAGCAGAAGGTGGCGGAGCGCAGGAGCAGCCCCCTCCTGCGGCGCCGCGACGGCTCCGTGCTCAGCGCCTTCCGCAAGCGCCACGTGGAGATCACCG TGTCGTCGGTGTGCAGCAGTGCCCCCGGGTCGGGGCCCAGCTCCCCCAACAGCTCCCACGGTGCCCACAATGGCCTGGCCGCCTCTGTCCCCAACATCCACAGCGAG cagctcctgccccagccccgtgccctgGCCCTGGACGGGACCCAGCTCAGCCTCTACACGTCCCCATCGCTGCCCaacctgtccctggggctgcaggccaCTGTCACCGTCACCAGCGCCCACCTCCCC gtgTCCCCCAAGCTGTCGCCACAGGCGGAGGGCGAGCGGCCGGGGGTGcccccgggggtgtccccgctgcgccccggggccgccctCACCGGGAAGTTCCTGAGCACGTCCTCGATCCCGGGCTGCCTGCTGGGGGTGGCCCTGGACGGGGACGCCCCGGCCGGGTCCCcgtccctgctgcagcacgtgctgctgctggagcaggcgCGGCAGCAGAGCACCCTCATTGCTG tgcCCCTGCACGGGCAGTCCCCGCTGGTGGCGGCGGAGCGGGCGGGGGCTCCCCGCGGGAGCAAGCTGCCGCGGCACCGGCCCCTGAGCCGCACGCAGTCCTCGCCGCTGCCGCAGAGCCCCCAGGCGCTGCCCCACggccccctccagcagcacttcctggacaagcagcagctccagctggccaAG ctgctccccaaagGGGGGGAGCTGGCCCGGCAGCCCCCCACCCACCCCGAGGAGACGGAGGAGGAGCTGACGGAGCAGCAATCGCCCCCCCCGGGGAAGAGAGGCCCCCCCGGCCCTCCTCTCGGCCCCCCCCTcgccctggtgtccccagaggCCGGGGAccccccagagcagccacaggaccCCGAAGGCTGCCAGGAGCCAGGTGACAGCGGGGACGAGGCCGAAGCCCCTGGGGACCCTGACGTCACTGAGCTGGGGGTCACCTACAAACAG gtgtaCCCCGAGGCGCCGCTGCAGCTCTTCCCCGCGCCCCCCCTGGGggtcctggctctgccccaccCCGCCCTCGCCCGCACCCAATCGTCCCCGGCCAGCGTCAAACCCCCCCAGCCCGAGGGGCCCCCCAAGCACCTCTTCACCACAG GTGTGGTGTACGACACGTTCATGCTGAAGCACCAGTGCACCTGCGGGAACACCACCATCCACCCCGAGCACGCCGGGCGCATCCAGAGCATCTGGTCCCGGCTGCAGGAGACGGGGCTGCTGGGCAAGTGCGAG CGGATCCGGGGCAGGAAGGCGACGCTGGAGGAGATCCAGACGGTGCACTCGGAGCACCACGCGCTGCTCTACGGCACCAGCCCCCTGAACCGCCAGAAACTGGACAGCAAAAAGCTgctgg GTCCCATCACTCCGAAGACGTACGCGGTGCTGCCGTGCGGGGGCATCGGG gTGGACAGTGACACGGTGTGGAACGAGCTGCACTCGTCCAGCGCGGTGCGCACGGCCGTGGGCTGCCTGCTCGAGCTGGCCTTCAAGGTGGCCGCAGGAGAGGTCAAG AATGGCTTTGCCGTCATCCGCCCCCCAGGCCACCACGCCGAGGAGTCCACGGCCAT gggCTTTTGCTTCTTCAACTCGGTGGCCATCTCAGccaagctgctgcagcagcgGCTCAGCGTGGGCAGGATCCTCATCGTGGACTGG GACATCCACCACGGGAACGGGACCCAGCAGGCCTTCTACAGCGACCCCCACGTGCTCTACATCTCCCTGCACCGCTACGACGACGGCAACTTCTTCCCGGGCAGCGGGGCCCCCGAGGAG gtgggcagcGGGCTGGGCGTGGGCTACAACATCAACATCGCCTGGACCGGCGGCGTGGACCCCCCGATCGGGGACGTGGAGTACCTGACAGCCTTCAG GACGGTGGTGATGCCCATCGCCAACGAGTTCTCCCCGGACCTGGTGCTGGTCTCCGCCGGCTTTGACGCCGTCGAGGGCCACCTGTCCCCGCTCGGTGGCTACTCCGTCACCGCCAAGT gtTTCGGGCACCTGACGAAGCAGCTGATGATGCTGGCGGGGGGCCGGGTGGTGCTGGCGCTGGAGGGGGGACACGACCTGACGGCCATCTGCGACGCCTCCGAGGCCTGTGTCACCGCCCTGCTCGGCCTCGAG ctggagcccctggacccggccctgctgcagcagaagccCAACGTGAACGCGGTGGCCACGCTGGAGAAGGTCATCGAGATCCAGA GCCggcactggggctctgtccGGCGCTTTGCCACCGCCGTGGGCCGGTCCCTGCTGGAGGCGCAGCGTGGGGACACCGAGGAGGCCGAGACGGTGACAgccatggccctgctgtccgTGGGCGCCGAGCGCGGCGGGGCGGAGCCACAGGCCAG gccAGCAGAGGAGCCCATGGAGGCCGAGCCCACGCTCTGA
- the HDAC5 gene encoding histone deacetylase 5 isoform X7, which yields MDPQSDTEGGSGREPPLELLPRVPLHAALPAPACPAGPEGPEGPGPEAGVDAGLAAAREQQLQRELVALKQQQQLQKQLLFAEFQKQHEHLTRQHQVQLQKHLKQQEALAARRQQELEQQRQRERQELEQQRLEQLQSLRPKERGRDSAIASTEVKLKLQEFLLSKTKEPGPGPPNHSLPQHPKCWAHHTSLDQSSPPQTGSPGTPPSYKLPLLGTYDGRDDFPLRKTASEPNLKVRSRLKQKVAERRSSPLLRRRDGSVLSAFRKRHVEITVSSVCSSAPGSGPSSPNSSHGAHNGLAASVPNIHSELLPQPRALALDGTQLSLYTSPSLPNLSLGLQATVTVTSAHLPVSPKLSPQAEGERPGVPPGVSPLRPGAALTGKFLSTSSIPGCLLGVALDGDAPAGSPSLLQHVLLLEQARQQSTLIAVPLHGQSPLVAAERAGAPRGSKLPRHRPLSRTQSSPLPQSPQALPHGPLQQHFLDKQQLQLAKLLPKGGELARQPPTHPEETEEELTEQQSPPPGKRGPPGPPLGPPLALVSPEAGDPPEQPQDPEGCQEPGDSGDEAEAPGDPDVTELGVTYKQVYPEAPLQLFPAPPLGVLALPHPALARTQSSPASVKPPQPEGPPKHLFTTGVVYDTFMLKHQCTCGNTTIHPEHAGRIQSIWSRLQETGLLGKCERIRGRKATLEEIQTVHSEHHALLYGTSPLNRQKLDSKKLLGPITPKTYAVLPCGGIGVDSDTVWNELHSSSAVRTAVGCLLELAFKVAAGEVKNGFAVIRPPGHHAEESTAMGFCFFNSVAISAKLLQQRLSVGRILIVDWDIHHGNGTQQAFYSDPHVLYISLHRYDDGNFFPGSGAPEEVGSGLGVGYNINIAWTGGVDPPIGDVEYLTAFRTVVMPIANEFSPDLVLVSAGFDAVEGHLSPLGGYSVTAKCFGHLTKQLMMLAGGRVVLALEGGHDLTAICDASEACVTALLGLELEPLDPALLQQKPNVNAVATLEKVIEIQSRHWGSVRRFATAVGRSLLEAQRGDTEEAETVTAMALLSVGAERGGAEPQARPAEEPMEAEPTL from the exons ATGGACCCCCAGAGCGACACAG AGGGGGGGTCCGGCCGTGAGCCCccgctggagctgctgccccgtgtcccccttCACGCTGCCCTGCCCGCCCCAG CGTGTCCGGCAGGGCCGGAGGGGCCGGAGGGGCCGGGCCCGGAGGCGGGGGTGGACGCGGGGCTGGCGGCGGCgcgggagcagcagctgcagcgggagctGGTGgccctgaagcagcagcagcagctccagaagcagctgctcttcGCCGAGTTCCAGAAGCAGCACGAGCACCTCACCCGCCAGCACcaggtgcagctgcagaagcacCTCAAG cagcaggaggccctggcagcccggcggcagcaggagctggagcagcagcggcagcgggagcggcaggagctggagcagcagcgcctggagcagctccagagcctgcGCCCCAAGGAGCGGGGCCGTGACA gTGCCATCGCCAGCACGGAGGTGAAGCTGAagctccaggaattcctgctcaGCAAGACAAAGGAGCCGGGCCCCGGCCCCCCCAACCATTccctcccccagcaccccaaatgtTG GGCTCACCACACCTCGTTGGACCAGAGTTCCCCCCCCCAGACCGGCAGCCCGGGGACCCCCCCATCCTACAAGCTCCCCCTCCTCGGCACCTACGACGGCCGGGACGATTTCCCGCTCCGCAAAACCG CGTCGGAGCCCAACCTGAAGGTGCGCTCGCGGCTGAAGCAGAAGGTGGCGGAGCGCAGGAGCAGCCCCCTCCTGCGGCGCCGCGACGGCTCCGTGCTCAGCGCCTTCCGCAAGCGCCACGTGGAGATCACCG TGTCGTCGGTGTGCAGCAGTGCCCCCGGGTCGGGGCCCAGCTCCCCCAACAGCTCCCACGGTGCCCACAATGGCCTGGCCGCCTCTGTCCCCAACATCCACAGCGAG ctcctgccccagccccgtgccctgGCCCTGGACGGGACCCAGCTCAGCCTCTACACGTCCCCATCGCTGCCCaacctgtccctggggctgcaggccaCTGTCACCGTCACCAGCGCCCACCTCCCC gtgTCCCCCAAGCTGTCGCCACAGGCGGAGGGCGAGCGGCCGGGGGTGcccccgggggtgtccccgctgcgccccggggccgccctCACCGGGAAGTTCCTGAGCACGTCCTCGATCCCGGGCTGCCTGCTGGGGGTGGCCCTGGACGGGGACGCCCCGGCCGGGTCCCcgtccctgctgcagcacgtgctgctgctggagcaggcgCGGCAGCAGAGCACCCTCATTGCTG tgcCCCTGCACGGGCAGTCCCCGCTGGTGGCGGCGGAGCGGGCGGGGGCTCCCCGCGGGAGCAAGCTGCCGCGGCACCGGCCCCTGAGCCGCACGCAGTCCTCGCCGCTGCCGCAGAGCCCCCAGGCGCTGCCCCACggccccctccagcagcacttcctggacaagcagcagctccagctggccaAG ctgctccccaaagGGGGGGAGCTGGCCCGGCAGCCCCCCACCCACCCCGAGGAGACGGAGGAGGAGCTGACGGAGCAGCAATCGCCCCCCCCGGGGAAGAGAGGCCCCCCCGGCCCTCCTCTCGGCCCCCCCCTcgccctggtgtccccagaggCCGGGGAccccccagagcagccacaggaccCCGAAGGCTGCCAGGAGCCAGGTGACAGCGGGGACGAGGCCGAAGCCCCTGGGGACCCTGACGTCACTGAGCTGGGGGTCACCTACAAACAG gtgtaCCCCGAGGCGCCGCTGCAGCTCTTCCCCGCGCCCCCCCTGGGggtcctggctctgccccaccCCGCCCTCGCCCGCACCCAATCGTCCCCGGCCAGCGTCAAACCCCCCCAGCCCGAGGGGCCCCCCAAGCACCTCTTCACCACAG GTGTGGTGTACGACACGTTCATGCTGAAGCACCAGTGCACCTGCGGGAACACCACCATCCACCCCGAGCACGCCGGGCGCATCCAGAGCATCTGGTCCCGGCTGCAGGAGACGGGGCTGCTGGGCAAGTGCGAG CGGATCCGGGGCAGGAAGGCGACGCTGGAGGAGATCCAGACGGTGCACTCGGAGCACCACGCGCTGCTCTACGGCACCAGCCCCCTGAACCGCCAGAAACTGGACAGCAAAAAGCTgctgg GTCCCATCACTCCGAAGACGTACGCGGTGCTGCCGTGCGGGGGCATCGGG gTGGACAGTGACACGGTGTGGAACGAGCTGCACTCGTCCAGCGCGGTGCGCACGGCCGTGGGCTGCCTGCTCGAGCTGGCCTTCAAGGTGGCCGCAGGAGAGGTCAAG AATGGCTTTGCCGTCATCCGCCCCCCAGGCCACCACGCCGAGGAGTCCACGGCCAT gggCTTTTGCTTCTTCAACTCGGTGGCCATCTCAGccaagctgctgcagcagcgGCTCAGCGTGGGCAGGATCCTCATCGTGGACTGG GACATCCACCACGGGAACGGGACCCAGCAGGCCTTCTACAGCGACCCCCACGTGCTCTACATCTCCCTGCACCGCTACGACGACGGCAACTTCTTCCCGGGCAGCGGGGCCCCCGAGGAG gtgggcagcGGGCTGGGCGTGGGCTACAACATCAACATCGCCTGGACCGGCGGCGTGGACCCCCCGATCGGGGACGTGGAGTACCTGACAGCCTTCAG GACGGTGGTGATGCCCATCGCCAACGAGTTCTCCCCGGACCTGGTGCTGGTCTCCGCCGGCTTTGACGCCGTCGAGGGCCACCTGTCCCCGCTCGGTGGCTACTCCGTCACCGCCAAGT gtTTCGGGCACCTGACGAAGCAGCTGATGATGCTGGCGGGGGGCCGGGTGGTGCTGGCGCTGGAGGGGGGACACGACCTGACGGCCATCTGCGACGCCTCCGAGGCCTGTGTCACCGCCCTGCTCGGCCTCGAG ctggagcccctggacccggccctgctgcagcagaagccCAACGTGAACGCGGTGGCCACGCTGGAGAAGGTCATCGAGATCCAGA GCCggcactggggctctgtccGGCGCTTTGCCACCGCCGTGGGCCGGTCCCTGCTGGAGGCGCAGCGTGGGGACACCGAGGAGGCCGAGACGGTGACAgccatggccctgctgtccgTGGGCGCCGAGCGCGGCGGGGCGGAGCCACAGGCCAG gccAGCAGAGGAGCCCATGGAGGCCGAGCCCACGCTCTGA
- the HDAC5 gene encoding histone deacetylase 5 isoform X1, with translation MDPQSDTEGGSGREPPLELLPRVPLHAALPAPACPAGPEGPEGPGPEAGVDAGLAAAREQQLQRELVALKQQQQLQKQLLFAEFQKQHEHLTRQHQVQLQKHLKQQQEALAARRQQELEQQRQRERQELEQQRLEQLQSLRPKERGRDSAIASTEVKLKLQEFLLSKTKEPGPGPPNHSLPQHPKCWAHHTSLDQSSPPQTGSPGTPPSYKLPLLGTYDGRDDFPLRKTASEPNLKVRSRLKQKVAERRSSPLLRRRDGSVLSAFRKRHVEITVSSVCSSAPGSGPSSPNSSHGAHNGLAASVPNIHSEQLLPQPRALALDGTQLSLYTSPSLPNLSLGLQATVTVTSAHLPVSPKLSPQAEGERPGVPPGVSPLRPGAALTGKFLSTSSIPGCLLGVALDGDAPAGSPSLLQHVLLLEQARQQSTLIAVPLHGQSPLVAAERAGAPRGSKLPRHRPLSRTQSSPLPQSPQALPHGPLQQHFLDKQQLQLAKLLPKGGELARQPPTHPEETEEELTEQQSPPPGKRGPPGPPLGPPLALVSPEAGDPPEQPQDPEGCQEPGDSGDEAEAPGDPDVTELGVTYKQVYPEAPLQLFPAPPLGVLALPHPALARTQSSPASVKPPQPEGPPKHLFTTGVVYDTFMLKHQCTCGNTTIHPEHAGRIQSIWSRLQETGLLGKCERIRGRKATLEEIQTVHSEHHALLYGTSPLNRQKLDSKKLLGPITPKTYAVLPCGGIGVDSDTVWNELHSSSAVRTAVGCLLELAFKVAAGEVKNGFAVIRPPGHHAEESTAMGFCFFNSVAISAKLLQQRLSVGRILIVDWDIHHGNGTQQAFYSDPHVLYISLHRYDDGNFFPGSGAPEEVGSGLGVGYNINIAWTGGVDPPIGDVEYLTAFRTVVMPIANEFSPDLVLVSAGFDAVEGHLSPLGGYSVTAKCFGHLTKQLMMLAGGRVVLALEGGHDLTAICDASEACVTALLGLELEPLDPALLQQKPNVNAVATLEKVIEIQSRHWGSVRRFATAVGRSLLEAQRGDTEEAETVTAMALLSVGAERGGAEPQARPAEEPMEAEPTL, from the exons ATGGACCCCCAGAGCGACACAG AGGGGGGGTCCGGCCGTGAGCCCccgctggagctgctgccccgtgtcccccttCACGCTGCCCTGCCCGCCCCAG CGTGTCCGGCAGGGCCGGAGGGGCCGGAGGGGCCGGGCCCGGAGGCGGGGGTGGACGCGGGGCTGGCGGCGGCgcgggagcagcagctgcagcgggagctGGTGgccctgaagcagcagcagcagctccagaagcagctgctcttcGCCGAGTTCCAGAAGCAGCACGAGCACCTCACCCGCCAGCACcaggtgcagctgcagaagcacCTCAAG cagcagcaggaggccctggcagcccggcggcagcaggagctggagcagcagcggcagcgggagcggcaggagctggagcagcagcgcctggagcagctccagagcctgcGCCCCAAGGAGCGGGGCCGTGACA gTGCCATCGCCAGCACGGAGGTGAAGCTGAagctccaggaattcctgctcaGCAAGACAAAGGAGCCGGGCCCCGGCCCCCCCAACCATTccctcccccagcaccccaaatgtTG GGCTCACCACACCTCGTTGGACCAGAGTTCCCCCCCCCAGACCGGCAGCCCGGGGACCCCCCCATCCTACAAGCTCCCCCTCCTCGGCACCTACGACGGCCGGGACGATTTCCCGCTCCGCAAAACCG CGTCGGAGCCCAACCTGAAGGTGCGCTCGCGGCTGAAGCAGAAGGTGGCGGAGCGCAGGAGCAGCCCCCTCCTGCGGCGCCGCGACGGCTCCGTGCTCAGCGCCTTCCGCAAGCGCCACGTGGAGATCACCG TGTCGTCGGTGTGCAGCAGTGCCCCCGGGTCGGGGCCCAGCTCCCCCAACAGCTCCCACGGTGCCCACAATGGCCTGGCCGCCTCTGTCCCCAACATCCACAGCGAG cagctcctgccccagccccgtgccctgGCCCTGGACGGGACCCAGCTCAGCCTCTACACGTCCCCATCGCTGCCCaacctgtccctggggctgcaggccaCTGTCACCGTCACCAGCGCCCACCTCCCC gtgTCCCCCAAGCTGTCGCCACAGGCGGAGGGCGAGCGGCCGGGGGTGcccccgggggtgtccccgctgcgccccggggccgccctCACCGGGAAGTTCCTGAGCACGTCCTCGATCCCGGGCTGCCTGCTGGGGGTGGCCCTGGACGGGGACGCCCCGGCCGGGTCCCcgtccctgctgcagcacgtgctgctgctggagcaggcgCGGCAGCAGAGCACCCTCATTGCTG tgcCCCTGCACGGGCAGTCCCCGCTGGTGGCGGCGGAGCGGGCGGGGGCTCCCCGCGGGAGCAAGCTGCCGCGGCACCGGCCCCTGAGCCGCACGCAGTCCTCGCCGCTGCCGCAGAGCCCCCAGGCGCTGCCCCACggccccctccagcagcacttcctggacaagcagcagctccagctggccaAG ctgctccccaaagGGGGGGAGCTGGCCCGGCAGCCCCCCACCCACCCCGAGGAGACGGAGGAGGAGCTGACGGAGCAGCAATCGCCCCCCCCGGGGAAGAGAGGCCCCCCCGGCCCTCCTCTCGGCCCCCCCCTcgccctggtgtccccagaggCCGGGGAccccccagagcagccacaggaccCCGAAGGCTGCCAGGAGCCAGGTGACAGCGGGGACGAGGCCGAAGCCCCTGGGGACCCTGACGTCACTGAGCTGGGGGTCACCTACAAACAG gtgtaCCCCGAGGCGCCGCTGCAGCTCTTCCCCGCGCCCCCCCTGGGggtcctggctctgccccaccCCGCCCTCGCCCGCACCCAATCGTCCCCGGCCAGCGTCAAACCCCCCCAGCCCGAGGGGCCCCCCAAGCACCTCTTCACCACAG GTGTGGTGTACGACACGTTCATGCTGAAGCACCAGTGCACCTGCGGGAACACCACCATCCACCCCGAGCACGCCGGGCGCATCCAGAGCATCTGGTCCCGGCTGCAGGAGACGGGGCTGCTGGGCAAGTGCGAG CGGATCCGGGGCAGGAAGGCGACGCTGGAGGAGATCCAGACGGTGCACTCGGAGCACCACGCGCTGCTCTACGGCACCAGCCCCCTGAACCGCCAGAAACTGGACAGCAAAAAGCTgctgg GTCCCATCACTCCGAAGACGTACGCGGTGCTGCCGTGCGGGGGCATCGGG gTGGACAGTGACACGGTGTGGAACGAGCTGCACTCGTCCAGCGCGGTGCGCACGGCCGTGGGCTGCCTGCTCGAGCTGGCCTTCAAGGTGGCCGCAGGAGAGGTCAAG AATGGCTTTGCCGTCATCCGCCCCCCAGGCCACCACGCCGAGGAGTCCACGGCCAT gggCTTTTGCTTCTTCAACTCGGTGGCCATCTCAGccaagctgctgcagcagcgGCTCAGCGTGGGCAGGATCCTCATCGTGGACTGG GACATCCACCACGGGAACGGGACCCAGCAGGCCTTCTACAGCGACCCCCACGTGCTCTACATCTCCCTGCACCGCTACGACGACGGCAACTTCTTCCCGGGCAGCGGGGCCCCCGAGGAG gtgggcagcGGGCTGGGCGTGGGCTACAACATCAACATCGCCTGGACCGGCGGCGTGGACCCCCCGATCGGGGACGTGGAGTACCTGACAGCCTTCAG GACGGTGGTGATGCCCATCGCCAACGAGTTCTCCCCGGACCTGGTGCTGGTCTCCGCCGGCTTTGACGCCGTCGAGGGCCACCTGTCCCCGCTCGGTGGCTACTCCGTCACCGCCAAGT gtTTCGGGCACCTGACGAAGCAGCTGATGATGCTGGCGGGGGGCCGGGTGGTGCTGGCGCTGGAGGGGGGACACGACCTGACGGCCATCTGCGACGCCTCCGAGGCCTGTGTCACCGCCCTGCTCGGCCTCGAG ctggagcccctggacccggccctgctgcagcagaagccCAACGTGAACGCGGTGGCCACGCTGGAGAAGGTCATCGAGATCCAGA GCCggcactggggctctgtccGGCGCTTTGCCACCGCCGTGGGCCGGTCCCTGCTGGAGGCGCAGCGTGGGGACACCGAGGAGGCCGAGACGGTGACAgccatggccctgctgtccgTGGGCGCCGAGCGCGGCGGGGCGGAGCCACAGGCCAG gccAGCAGAGGAGCCCATGGAGGCCGAGCCCACGCTCTGA